One window of bacterium genomic DNA carries:
- a CDS encoding peptide chain release factor 2 (programmed frameshift) translates to MSSAQKVEELSNRLQDLWRHLDLADKEKRLAKLDEVMASPDFWGDQEKAGVIGKERTRLKTELDLWKALNAEAEDLKVAFELLAEGEDPELLAETSTRCEKLEAEVHAMEFHKMLSGPHDPNDAILDINAGAGGTEAQDWAGMLLRMYMRWGEDRGYEVELMDKLDGDEAGIKSATIAVAGPYAYGYLKAEAGVHRLVRISPFDSQARRHTSFASVAVLADSEEDSTIEIDEKDLKIDVFRASGAGGQHVNKTESAVRITHLPSGIVVGCQSERSQHKNRSNAMRILRARLQELEERKRDAERAEREVLKKEIAWGSQIRSYVLQPYQKIKDHRTGIEEGNVQKVLDGGIDEFIEGFLIRSSQGG, encoded by the exons ATGTCAAGCGCCCAGAAAGTGGAAGAATTATCGAACCGTCTTCAGGATTTATGGAGGCATCTT GACCTCGCCGACAAGGAAAAACGTCTGGCGAAACTCGACGAGGTGATGGCCAGCCCCGATTTTTGGGGCGATCAGGAAAAGGCCGGAGTAATCGGCAAGGAGAGGACTCGCCTCAAGACCGAGTTGGATCTCTGGAAAGCGCTCAACGCCGAGGCGGAGGACCTGAAAGTCGCCTTTGAGCTTCTGGCGGAGGGCGAAGACCCCGAGCTTCTGGCTGAAACCTCGACTCGGTGCGAAAAGCTCGAAGCGGAAGTCCACGCGATGGAATTTCACAAGATGCTCTCCGGTCCGCACGACCCGAACGACGCCATTCTCGACATAAACGCGGGCGCGGGCGGCACCGAGGCGCAGGATTGGGCCGGGATGCTCCTTCGCATGTACATGCGCTGGGGGGAGGACAGGGGCTACGAAGTCGAACTTATGGACAAGCTCGACGGCGACGAGGCGGGGATAAAATCCGCGACGATAGCTGTCGCGGGCCCTTACGCCTACGGTTACCTGAAGGCCGAGGCCGGGGTCCACAGGCTGGTCCGCATCAGCCCCTTCGATTCCCAGGCCCGCAGGCACACCTCTTTCGCCTCAGTGGCCGTTCTCGCCGACTCCGAGGAGGATTCCACGATAGAGATCGACGAGAAGGACCTGAAGATAGACGTCTTTCGCGCCAGCGGCGCGGGCGGACAGCACGTCAACAAGACCGAATCGGCGGTGCGGATCACCCACCTGCCTTCTGGAATCGTCGTCGGCTGCCAGTCGGAGCGCAGTCAGCACAAGAACCGCTCCAACGCCATGAGGATACTCCGGGCGCGCCTTCAGGAGCTCGAAGAGCGAAAGAGAGACGCCGAGCGCGCCGAGCGCGAGGTATTGAAAAAGGAGATCGCTTGGGGCAGCCAGATACGTTCCTACGTTCTCCAGCCCTACCAGAAGATAAAGGATCACCGCACGGGAATCGAGGAGGGAAATGTCCAGAAGGTTCTCGACGGGGGTATAGACGAATTTATCGAAGGTTTTCTTATCCGCTCTTCGCAAGGGGGGTAG
- the lnt gene encoding apolipoprotein N-acyltransferase — MEETAQSWRDRRLLLFAAFGAAVALFGFPPGRLWLLALLAPAPLIAFSVQNPPKAAARAGFAYGFGFFSGLIYWIAYTLTVFGYLHWVISVPILLLFVSYLALYPALFSFGVSRLSENGGPKWALAAAPILWTGLEWARSYLFTGFGWGDIPQALWRERWALDLAPSVGAGGVLFLALCLNVAAAWLFLPGKEKRASAAALAVPAAALTVLGVLYSTEKPASELVRKGVAGIVQGNIPQGSKWEPTQNDAIMKRYRDLTLKLTGEGKADFILWPETAVPGFVQFDNFEKRAVEAAAKAAKTPLIFGAPAVEAVPGGKRQDRNGVFSISETGGILGRYDKVHLVPFGEYVPLAGILPFISKLTQASGDFRPGTAVFPVPFGKEGLKAGPLVCFESIFPELATAQAKAGAEILVVLTNDAWFGNTSAPEQHLAYSAWRAAENGLWLARAANTGISAVFDGQGEMISSTKLDETVSFLAEVEYRRSDGLLQSKLSPLTGPFSLLLAIVIYSVILRPSKKPGKKV, encoded by the coding sequence ATGGAAGAAACCGCGCAGAGCTGGCGTGACAGGCGTCTTTTATTATTCGCGGCCTTCGGCGCGGCGGTAGCCCTCTTCGGATTTCCGCCGGGGCGGTTGTGGCTTCTGGCCCTCCTCGCGCCCGCCCCGCTCATCGCCTTTAGCGTCCAGAACCCTCCGAAGGCCGCCGCCAGGGCAGGCTTCGCCTACGGCTTCGGCTTCTTTTCGGGGCTTATCTACTGGATAGCCTACACCCTTACCGTTTTCGGCTACCTCCACTGGGTCATCTCGGTGCCGATACTCCTTCTCTTCGTCTCCTATCTCGCCCTCTACCCGGCCCTTTTCTCCTTCGGCGTTTCGCGCCTCTCGGAAAACGGCGGGCCAAAGTGGGCGCTCGCGGCCGCCCCGATCCTCTGGACCGGGCTGGAGTGGGCGAGGAGCTACCTCTTTACCGGCTTCGGGTGGGGAGACATACCGCAGGCGCTCTGGCGTGAAAGGTGGGCGCTAGATCTCGCGCCCTCCGTCGGAGCGGGCGGCGTCCTTTTCCTCGCCCTCTGCCTGAACGTGGCCGCCGCCTGGCTCTTTTTGCCGGGGAAGGAAAAGAGGGCGTCGGCGGCCGCGCTGGCGGTGCCTGCGGCGGCGCTCACCGTCCTTGGCGTTTTGTACTCGACCGAAAAGCCCGCGAGCGAACTTGTGCGCAAGGGCGTGGCCGGAATCGTTCAGGGGAACATTCCCCAGGGCTCCAAGTGGGAGCCGACCCAGAACGACGCGATAATGAAGCGCTATCGCGACCTAACCCTGAAGCTGACCGGGGAGGGGAAGGCCGATTTCATCCTCTGGCCCGAGACCGCCGTGCCCGGCTTCGTCCAGTTCGATAATTTCGAGAAAAGGGCGGTCGAGGCGGCGGCAAAAGCGGCAAAGACTCCGCTTATCTTCGGAGCCCCTGCGGTGGAGGCCGTTCCCGGCGGCAAAAGGCAGGACCGCAACGGGGTCTTCTCGATTAGCGAGACCGGGGGTATACTGGGGCGGTACGACAAGGTGCACCTCGTCCCCTTCGGCGAATACGTCCCCCTCGCGGGGATACTGCCTTTCATCAGCAAGCTTACTCAGGCCTCCGGCGATTTTAGGCCGGGCACGGCGGTATTTCCGGTTCCCTTCGGCAAGGAGGGACTCAAAGCCGGGCCTCTGGTCTGTTTTGAATCGATCTTCCCCGAGCTGGCTACGGCGCAGGCCAAAGCCGGCGCTGAAATTCTCGTGGTGCTCACCAACGACGCCTGGTTCGGCAATACCTCCGCGCCGGAGCAGCATCTGGCCTATTCGGCGTGGAGGGCGGCGGAGAACGGGCTTTGGCTCGCGAGAGCCGCGAACACCGGGATAAGCGCGGTCTTCGACGGGCAAGGAGAGATGATCTCCTCCACGAAACTCGACGAAACGGTTTCCTTTCTGGCCGAGGTGGAGTACCGCAGGAGCGACGGCCTTTTGCAGTCGAAGCTCTCGCCCCTCACGGGCCCTTTTTCCCTCCTCTTGGCTATAGTGATTTATTCTGTTATCCTTCGCCCCTCCAAAAAACCCGGAAAAAAGGTCTAG
- the cheB gene encoding chemotaxis-specific protein-glutamate methyltransferase CheB — MIRVMIADDSRLVRGVLREILEQDKEITVVSEAANGAEAVERCLKDKPDVVLMDVQMPVMDGIEAVRRIMESCPTPVIVLSASVNSSETRSAFAALNAGAIDAIAKPHGIVSQETFGAIADDIVSRIKLYNRVGKKGKWAADYEQKVERIKTPTLSSKIIGIAASTGGPGSLATVLGALKNDFPCPILIVQHITVGFMKGFSEWLARETQLEVHLVEHAMRLEPGVVYLPPDDHHLEVARGSVTLSDSPPIQGCRPSADVLFTSMAKEYGERAVAVVLTGIGADGAEGAAAVRKAGGEVIAQDEETSIVFGMPRAAIERGAATHIAPLNRIPSVLAEIVGGGGEEAQEGAFSERESVQEVLVVDDSPTMRAMIYDILAANGHRVRQAENGRIALEEIAQKEPDLVVLDVMMPELDGYAVCRRLREHHGYIPVLMVTAKGAAEDLVRGLEAGADDIIAKPFEPMELGARVSSLLRIRALHQRLYTQNLELESKNKELERLAKALNRANKELTLLSVTDGLTRAYNHRHFQERFKAEFARAERYGTFLSCVLIDIDHFKKINDTYGHPVGDQVLIRLVEILQESVRKEDLVARYGGEEFVLILPETSGPRSLLLARRIRERVEREMVKVENNLSVPFTVSLGVACYEPNGVIHTSEELISKADAALYRAKENGRNRAELA, encoded by the coding sequence ATGATTCGGGTTATGATTGCGGATGATTCGCGGCTCGTGCGGGGCGTTCTTCGGGAGATTCTCGAACAGGACAAGGAGATCACCGTCGTCTCCGAGGCCGCTAACGGGGCCGAGGCGGTGGAGAGATGCCTGAAGGACAAGCCGGACGTGGTTCTCATGGACGTCCAGATGCCCGTCATGGACGGCATAGAGGCCGTGCGGCGGATCATGGAATCGTGCCCTACGCCGGTCATCGTTCTTTCCGCCTCGGTTAATTCAAGCGAAACCCGTTCGGCCTTCGCCGCCCTGAACGCCGGCGCGATCGACGCAATCGCAAAGCCCCACGGAATAGTAAGCCAGGAAACCTTCGGCGCGATAGCCGACGACATCGTAAGCAGGATAAAGCTCTACAACCGCGTCGGCAAGAAGGGCAAGTGGGCGGCCGATTACGAGCAGAAGGTCGAGAGGATAAAGACCCCCACCCTATCCTCGAAGATAATCGGCATAGCCGCCTCGACGGGAGGACCGGGCTCGCTGGCCACCGTCCTCGGCGCGCTTAAAAACGATTTTCCCTGTCCCATCCTTATCGTCCAGCACATCACCGTCGGCTTCATGAAGGGGTTTTCGGAGTGGCTCGCCAGGGAGACCCAGCTTGAGGTCCATCTGGTGGAACACGCGATGCGTCTTGAGCCCGGCGTGGTCTACCTGCCGCCGGACGACCACCACCTCGAAGTCGCCAGAGGGTCGGTCACCCTCTCGGACAGCCCGCCCATACAGGGCTGCCGTCCCTCGGCGGATGTCCTTTTCACCTCGATGGCCAAGGAGTACGGCGAGCGCGCGGTCGCGGTGGTTCTGACCGGCATAGGGGCCGACGGCGCGGAGGGCGCGGCGGCGGTGCGAAAGGCCGGAGGAGAGGTCATCGCCCAGGATGAGGAAACCAGCATAGTTTTCGGGATGCCGAGGGCCGCCATAGAGCGCGGCGCGGCTACCCACATAGCGCCGCTTAACCGCATACCCTCTGTCCTGGCCGAGATTGTCGGCGGCGGCGGCGAGGAGGCGCAGGAGGGGGCGTTTTCCGAGAGGGAGTCGGTGCAGGAGGTACTTGTCGTAGACGACAGCCCCACCATGCGCGCGATGATCTACGACATCCTCGCCGCCAACGGCCACAGGGTCCGGCAGGCGGAGAACGGCAGGATAGCCCTTGAGGAAATAGCCCAGAAGGAGCCCGATCTCGTCGTCCTGGACGTTATGATGCCGGAGCTCGACGGCTACGCCGTCTGCAGGAGGCTCCGCGAGCACCACGGCTATATCCCCGTCCTCATGGTCACGGCGAAAGGAGCCGCCGAGGACCTCGTCAGGGGGCTGGAGGCGGGCGCGGACGACATAATCGCCAAACCCTTCGAGCCGATGGAGCTGGGCGCGAGGGTCTCCTCCCTGCTTCGCATAAGAGCCCTCCACCAGAGGCTCTACACGCAGAATCTCGAACTCGAATCCAAGAACAAGGAGCTTGAGAGGCTCGCCAAAGCCCTCAACCGGGCAAACAAGGAACTGACCCTCCTCAGCGTCACCGATGGCCTCACGAGGGCCTACAACCACCGCCATTTCCAGGAGCGCTTCAAGGCCGAGTTCGCCCGCGCCGAGCGCTACGGGACTTTCCTCAGCTGCGTCCTCATCGACATAGACCATTTCAAGAAGATAAACGACACCTACGGCCACCCGGTGGGGGATCAGGTCCTCATCCGCCTCGTAGAGATCTTGCAGGAGTCGGTGAGAAAGGAAGACCTCGTGGCGCGTTACGGCGGCGAGGAATTCGTCCTAATCCTGCCCGAGACCTCGGGGCCCAGAAGCCTCCTTCTGGCCAGACGCATAAGGGAGCGGGTCGAACGCGAGATGGTCAAGGTGGAAAACAACCTCTCGGTGCCTTTTACCGTAAGCCTCGGCGTCGCCTGCTACGAGCCCAACGGCGTCATTCACACCTCCGAAGAACTGATTTCAAAAGCGGACGCGGCACTCTATCGCGCCAAAGAAAATGGAAGAAACCGCGCAGAGCTGGCGTGA
- a CDS encoding hybrid sensor histidine kinase/response regulator, with protein MQTGKYLKIFVEEGRDLVSRLERDLVRLERAPTDTEAAESALRAAHTLKGSSRMVGLPGVSKAAHGIESIIQHCVDEGKREACEGIQLLLDVIDRMRAVFDAIEGGETTDLPSIGFELEAKSAEGQPGKDEEEGAAATAEPEGEEKAAKAPRFRLEDEGTSRQRDLRADGIRVRTDRLDKLFDQIESALVADRKMLGALRALREFYPGFSSSHLLGNLVEQFHQQSAMLGEIRQSMLSLRMVPLADLFEGYPRMTRDLAAELEKNILLLIDGEDTEVDRNLVDDIRGSLTHLVRNAIDHGIEKPGEREAKGKSPAGTLSIRAYHKPGAVVIEVEDDGRGLDVGELRETAIRKGFLLPSEAMATSDEDIFFLLCRSGFTTRDTADEVSGRGVGLDVVKNTLEKLQGSMTIASEKNSFTRFRLFLPQSMASMRALVVEAGGYRVAIPTLFVEKCVVASAQRLVSRGGLLPYMDERLHVVSLDAILGLSAKTPESDTEVLVMRYRGKRMALAVNRMIAEQEILIKDAGEHLRDSAVGILGVTVLEGGVVAPILDIRYMHERWAGLEFSCRMKVPKLRRALNILVVDDAITSRHVVSSILQDMGHMVTQAQDGAEGWKIAERETFDLVVTDLEMPEVDGIELVRRIRRTERTSEMPVIMMSVRSTESVVAKAYGAGVNAFISKEKFDGNLLRKTLRNLFPDA; from the coding sequence TTGCAGACAGGCAAATACCTTAAAATATTCGTCGAAGAGGGGCGGGACCTTGTTTCCCGCCTCGAACGGGACCTCGTGCGCCTCGAAAGGGCGCCCACGGATACCGAAGCGGCCGAGAGCGCGCTGCGCGCCGCCCACACCCTCAAGGGAAGTTCGAGGATGGTGGGCCTTCCCGGGGTCAGCAAGGCTGCCCACGGCATAGAAAGCATCATCCAGCACTGCGTGGACGAGGGCAAGAGGGAGGCCTGCGAAGGGATTCAACTCCTTCTGGACGTCATCGACCGCATGAGGGCGGTTTTCGACGCCATAGAAGGGGGAGAAACCACCGACCTTCCCTCCATCGGCTTTGAGCTGGAGGCGAAGAGCGCAGAGGGACAGCCCGGAAAGGACGAGGAAGAGGGCGCGGCCGCAACCGCCGAGCCTGAGGGGGAGGAAAAGGCGGCCAAAGCCCCGAGGTTCCGCCTGGAGGACGAGGGCACCTCACGGCAGAGGGATCTTAGGGCCGACGGAATACGGGTAAGGACCGACAGGCTGGACAAGCTTTTCGACCAGATCGAAAGCGCCCTGGTGGCCGACCGGAAGATGCTCGGCGCCCTGAGGGCGCTCCGCGAATTCTACCCGGGCTTCTCCTCGTCGCACCTTCTCGGGAATCTTGTGGAGCAATTTCATCAGCAAAGCGCTATGCTCGGCGAGATACGCCAGTCCATGCTGAGCCTCAGGATGGTCCCGCTCGCGGACCTCTTCGAGGGATATCCCCGTATGACGAGGGATCTGGCCGCTGAGCTGGAAAAGAACATCCTTCTTTTGATCGACGGCGAGGATACCGAGGTGGACCGCAATCTCGTCGACGACATCCGCGGCTCCCTCACCCATCTCGTAAGGAACGCCATCGACCACGGCATCGAAAAGCCCGGGGAGAGAGAGGCCAAAGGCAAGTCCCCCGCAGGCACCCTCAGCATCCGCGCCTACCACAAGCCCGGCGCGGTGGTAATCGAGGTCGAGGACGACGGAAGGGGGCTCGACGTAGGCGAACTTCGGGAAACGGCGATCCGGAAAGGGTTTTTGCTCCCTTCGGAGGCTATGGCGACCAGCGACGAGGATATCTTCTTTTTGCTCTGCCGTTCGGGCTTCACGACCAGAGATACGGCCGACGAGGTTTCCGGCAGGGGCGTCGGGCTCGACGTGGTGAAGAACACTCTTGAGAAGCTTCAGGGGTCGATGACCATCGCCAGCGAAAAAAACTCCTTCACGCGCTTTCGCCTCTTTCTGCCGCAGTCGATGGCCTCCATGCGCGCCCTCGTCGTCGAGGCGGGAGGCTACAGGGTAGCGATACCCACCCTCTTCGTGGAGAAGTGCGTCGTGGCTTCGGCGCAGAGGCTGGTCAGCAGGGGCGGGCTTTTGCCTTACATGGACGAGCGGCTGCACGTAGTCAGCCTCGACGCGATTCTTGGACTTTCGGCGAAGACACCCGAAAGCGACACCGAGGTCCTGGTGATGCGCTACCGCGGCAAGCGCATGGCGCTGGCGGTCAACCGGATGATCGCCGAGCAGGAGATACTGATAAAGGACGCAGGAGAGCATCTGCGCGACTCGGCGGTGGGCATTCTGGGAGTGACGGTGCTCGAAGGGGGAGTCGTGGCGCCGATTCTCGACATACGCTATATGCACGAGCGGTGGGCGGGGCTTGAGTTCTCCTGCAGGATGAAGGTGCCCAAGCTTCGGCGCGCCCTCAACATTCTAGTGGTGGACGACGCCATCACCTCGCGTCACGTCGTCTCCTCCATCTTGCAGGACATGGGCCACATGGTGACCCAGGCCCAGGACGGCGCCGAAGGGTGGAAGATCGCCGAGAGAGAGACTTTCGACCTCGTGGTCACAGACCTTGAGATGCCGGAAGTGGACGGCATAGAGCTTGTCCGCCGCATAAGGAGAACCGAAAGGACCTCCGAAATGCCCGTGATCATGATGTCGGTGAGATCCACCGAGAGCGTGGTTGCAAAGGCTTACGGAGCGGGCGTGAACGCTTTTATCTCGAAGGAAAAGTTTGACGGCAATCTCCTGAGAAAGACTCTCAGGAATCTTTTCCCGGACGCATAA
- a CDS encoding methyl-accepting chemotaxis protein, with product MLEKIKSSLTAKIILSVAALMVLAFGGMSWYAVNETTQTVKELETRWTENFTDYLDISLQHYMELNDLDGLQHFLEEGSRAKGLKMVSIVSTGKTIKYSSDPDKVGSPLDDPEVRDLLNKAEGSRSIVNLQKDGVSITAVPIVAKEVCAGCHDHRPTGKYLGTTIFSHDVSYINLHLQEVFWEGMILFALSGLTVLAALYYLLRSLVLKPLFRLVDDAKVISDGDLSHQFKLESHDEMGKLAEHLSTMQDHLKDAISEMAGVTNSILRTMQDLDSASEVLVGLSAEQSSGAAEQAAAVHEVTTAAQQIATTSSQISGNVESIRTMAADAYEACIRGRDDVRRAVAGMGMVKDKVRGISEAAVELGRKSHKIGGIVSIIDEISEQTHLLALNAAIEAAGAGEHGKRFGVVAAEVRRLAERTVEATAEIKSLIEEIQESTNETVMITERGANIVLEGTSKVDLIGDTLETLLHRVDQTKEASKEMAIATRQQATAGEQLVITITDINSVAVQVSRAAEKVEKNAMRLKSVAAELKKLTEKNELRNQFKT from the coding sequence ATGCTGGAGAAGATAAAGAGCAGTCTGACGGCGAAAATAATCCTCTCCGTCGCGGCTCTGATGGTGCTGGCCTTCGGCGGGATGTCGTGGTACGCGGTCAACGAAACCACGCAGACCGTAAAAGAGCTTGAAACCAGATGGACCGAGAATTTCACCGACTATCTGGATATCAGCCTCCAGCACTACATGGAGCTAAACGACCTCGACGGGCTGCAGCACTTCCTCGAAGAGGGCTCAAGGGCCAAGGGCCTCAAGATGGTCAGCATCGTCAGCACGGGCAAGACGATAAAGTACAGCAGCGACCCGGACAAGGTCGGAAGCCCTCTGGATGACCCGGAGGTCAGGGACCTTCTTAACAAGGCCGAAGGGTCGCGGTCGATAGTGAATCTCCAGAAAGACGGAGTCAGCATCACCGCCGTGCCGATTGTCGCAAAGGAAGTCTGCGCGGGCTGCCACGACCACAGGCCCACCGGGAAGTACCTCGGAACGACCATCTTTTCCCACGACGTTAGCTACATTAACCTCCACCTGCAGGAGGTTTTCTGGGAGGGAATGATACTCTTCGCCCTTTCGGGGCTGACGGTTCTCGCGGCCCTTTACTACCTGCTTCGCAGCCTTGTCCTCAAGCCGCTCTTTAGGCTGGTGGACGACGCCAAGGTGATCTCGGACGGCGACCTCTCGCACCAGTTCAAGCTGGAGTCGCATGACGAGATGGGCAAGCTCGCCGAACACCTCTCCACGATGCAGGACCACCTGAAGGACGCCATAAGCGAGATGGCGGGAGTGACGAATTCAATCCTTCGGACCATGCAGGACCTCGATTCCGCCTCCGAAGTGCTGGTAGGCCTCAGCGCCGAGCAATCGAGCGGCGCGGCCGAGCAGGCCGCGGCGGTCCACGAGGTGACCACCGCCGCCCAGCAGATCGCCACCACCTCCTCCCAGATCTCCGGCAACGTCGAATCGATACGCACGATGGCGGCCGACGCCTACGAAGCCTGCATTCGGGGCAGGGACGACGTAAGAAGGGCCGTGGCCGGAATGGGCATGGTCAAGGACAAGGTCCGGGGCATCTCCGAGGCCGCGGTCGAACTGGGGAGAAAATCCCACAAGATCGGGGGCATAGTCTCCATAATCGACGAGATAAGCGAGCAAACGCACCTTCTGGCCCTGAACGCCGCGATCGAGGCTGCGGGCGCGGGAGAGCACGGCAAGCGTTTCGGCGTCGTCGCCGCGGAGGTGAGGCGTCTGGCGGAGAGAACCGTCGAGGCCACCGCCGAGATAAAGTCCCTGATCGAGGAGATTCAGGAATCCACCAACGAGACGGTCATGATAACCGAGCGCGGCGCAAACATCGTCCTGGAGGGCACCTCCAAGGTGGATCTCATCGGCGACACCCTCGAAACCCTTCTCCACCGCGTCGACCAGACCAAGGAAGCCTCGAAGGAGATGGCTATAGCCACCCGCCAGCAGGCTACCGCCGGTGAGCAGCTCGTCATCACCATCACCGACATAAACTCGGTGGCGGTGCAGGTGAGCCGCGCGGCCGAAAAGGTGGAGAAGAACGCGATGCGCCTCAAGAGCGTCGCCGCCGAGCTGAAAAAACTGACCGAAAAGAACGAGCTGCGAAACCAGTTCAAGACATAA
- a CDS encoding chemotaxis protein CheW, translating to MKPTGEIKVNFSEEERLRYWSEMEKRAEARREPRGRLHVIFSAGGARLAIDAAACSGVVPFSPATPLPFISRHILGVAFVKGKIISVTDTCSLIGSRPLEKWRYLVLVKVDQVETALTAEIVERVLPVEDDKLVEAASEWPGARLGLVRGRARDVLPTLYVLDPVRCIMQAF from the coding sequence ATGAAACCAACCGGAGAAATAAAGGTAAATTTCAGCGAAGAGGAGCGGCTGCGCTACTGGAGCGAGATGGAGAAGCGCGCCGAGGCCCGCAGGGAGCCGAGGGGCAGGCTGCACGTCATCTTCAGCGCCGGAGGCGCGCGGCTGGCTATCGACGCGGCCGCCTGTTCGGGGGTCGTCCCTTTCTCTCCGGCCACGCCTCTTCCCTTTATTTCCCGCCACATTCTGGGAGTCGCCTTCGTCAAGGGAAAGATCATCTCGGTAACCGACACCTGCTCCCTTATTGGCTCCCGGCCGCTGGAAAAGTGGAGATATCTGGTATTGGTAAAGGTCGATCAGGTCGAAACCGCCCTCACGGCGGAAATCGTCGAGAGAGTCCTTCCGGTGGAGGACGACAAGCTCGTGGAGGCCGCGTCGGAGTGGCCGGGAGCGCGCCTTGGACTGGTAAGGGGCAGGGCGAGGGACGTTTTGCCTACTTTGTACGTTCTTGACCCCGTTCGCTGTATTATGCAGGCATTTTGA
- a CDS encoding HlyC/CorC family transporter, which translates to MGFGDIWEKTAGFFGFHPERRDLVREMEELIEEGTAEGVINPDEEEMLLSVLEFRRTLVREIMVPRTQMACVEVEASINELIEKMTSEGHSRIPVYEGDIDKIVGLAYARDLLEYWGKSGDEPSLREIVHTAYFVPETMGLEVLLAEFKRRKVHMAIAVNEYGGVSGLVTLEDVLEEIVGDILDEWDIESEPMIRELPEGFEVDGRCDMETFEEKVGVDIDLPGEYETVGGLVLGVLGRIPSPGERFANSGLEFTVRDADSRRVKSVLVRRSGKPKEENGKGERK; encoded by the coding sequence ATGGGTTTTGGAGATATCTGGGAGAAGACGGCCGGTTTTTTCGGGTTTCACCCCGAAAGGCGCGATCTCGTCCGCGAGATGGAAGAGCTGATAGAAGAGGGCACCGCCGAGGGCGTAATCAACCCCGACGAGGAGGAGATGCTCCTCTCCGTGCTGGAGTTTAGAAGGACGCTGGTGCGGGAGATAATGGTGCCGCGCACGCAGATGGCTTGCGTCGAGGTGGAGGCTTCGATAAACGAACTCATCGAAAAAATGACCTCCGAGGGGCATTCCCGCATTCCCGTCTACGAGGGGGACATAGACAAGATAGTCGGCCTGGCCTACGCCCGCGACCTCCTCGAATACTGGGGAAAGAGCGGAGACGAGCCTTCCCTCCGGGAGATTGTTCACACTGCGTACTTTGTCCCGGAGACGATGGGGCTCGAGGTGCTTCTGGCGGAGTTCAAGCGCCGCAAAGTCCACATGGCGATAGCCGTAAACGAATACGGCGGGGTTTCCGGCCTCGTCACGCTGGAAGACGTTCTGGAGGAGATCGTCGGAGACATTCTCGACGAATGGGACATCGAAAGCGAGCCGATGATCCGCGAGCTGCCGGAGGGGTTCGAGGTGGACGGCAGGTGCGACATGGAGACCTTCGAGGAAAAGGTGGGCGTGGATATCGACCTGCCCGGAGAATATGAAACCGTCGGCGGACTGGTCCTCGGAGTGCTGGGCCGGATACCCAGCCCCGGAGAACGCTTCGCGAACAGCGGCCTTGAATTCACCGTGCGCGACGCCGACAGCCGCCGCGTGAAATCGGTGCTTGTGCGCAGGAGCGGCAAGCCAAAAGAGGAAAATGGAAAGGGAGAACGAAAATAA
- the ybeY gene encoding rRNA maturation RNase YbeY, giving the protein MEIWIRNDSPKGAVDEPKLVRRATKVLSALGYEDAELSVYICGDEEIRLLHKEYFSIDEPTNVISFSQCEGEYPEIEPQLMGDIVISYETAARDAVEAGHSLDDEIAFLLVHGILHLSGYDHEGEREKDAPEMEAKEDELFKMIQKEN; this is encoded by the coding sequence ATGGAGATATGGATTCGAAACGACAGCCCGAAGGGGGCCGTGGACGAACCGAAGCTGGTCCGGAGGGCCACGAAAGTCTTAAGCGCCTTGGGATATGAGGATGCCGAGCTTTCCGTCTACATCTGTGGCGACGAAGAGATACGGCTCCTCCACAAGGAGTATTTCTCCATAGACGAGCCGACGAACGTAATCAGTTTTTCGCAGTGCGAGGGTGAGTACCCGGAAATAGAGCCCCAGCTGATGGGAGACATAGTCATAAGCTACGAGACCGCCGCCAGGGACGCCGTGGAGGCGGGACACTCTCTGGACGACGAGATCGCTTTTCTCCTTGTCCACGGCATACTTCACCTCTCCGGCTACGACCACGAGGGCGAGAGGGAAAAAGACGCCCCGGAGATGGAAGCCAAAGAGGACGAGCTTTTTAAAATGATTCAAAAAGAGAACTGA